AATCGCATGGCTCACACTGGAAGTTCTCCCACTGGGCAGGAAAACCAAATCGATCACCCTTTGCATGCTCGCCATTCTGTCAATGTGCCCGGTGATGGGATTGAATTACACACTCATTCGCTTCCTGGCTCCCTTCTCTACGCTCCTATTTGCTTCGCGGATAAAGAATCCATCCCTCGTTGCATTGGCATTCTTCTTGGGCGAGGCCCTGCAACTCGGTATCTCATCTGAGGTGGGCTTCGCGTTTGCTGCTGGAGCCTGCTTCTATGCGAACTGCATGATTGCCAAACACGGCCCTGCTTGGATTCCCGCTCTCGTCGCTCCGCTGCTGGCAGGGGTCGCATTTCTTTTCCTCGCAGGTCCCCATTACCTCGAGTCAATGCGGAAGTATTCCCATGGCGACTACAACCTCATCGTTGAGCCGCTGGGCTACATCATTCTCTTCTTGATCGCAACATTGTGGCTAGTCCCGCGCATGCTGGCAGGCGCATTCCGGCAGCGACGGCCGGAGGCCGTGCTGCTTGCAAGTTTGTTCGTGGTCTCGCTCGGATTTGTACCGCCTGCCTTCGGTCTCTGCGATCCGCTCCATGTCTTCTTCAATGGCGCGGGAATTTTCGTCCTTGCATCGGTAGCGATCGGTGGATACTCCCGGCGCATCCGTCAATTATGGTTCTTTTGTTTTGCCTGTTCTTTGATGTGGATGCAGTTTGTAAATTTTATGCTTCGCCCTGATGTAAAGCAGGCAGTGGGATTTGCCCCCGGGGCGTCCGAACAGAAAAACTGGATCGACGTCGCTAAGCTTGAGTCGATAGTCGGAGATGCAAAAATTTCCGTGCCATTTTGGGTACCGCTCGGCGTCGAAAACGAGTTGAAGCGAAGCGGCCATTTCTTACCAGATCGCGAAAGCTTTAATCTGCTCGTAACAAATCCGGATGCGGAAAAAGCGCGAATGGCCCGTATGGACCGCGCTCAATGGGCCCTGATCCCTGCGAAGGATTTTCTAATCAAAGAAACCGTATCGAACACATCCCGGATACTTGGGATTGGCTACAACTTTTATCCGATTCGCCGCCAACCATACGTGTATGGCGCAATTCTGCTCAACGAACTCCAAACGCATTGGACCCCCGTGGCCTCGGTCGGGGACTGGATTGTCTATCGCCAGAACGCCCAAAAGGGTCAATCCTTCGACCCGTGAGAATGCCCGTGAGTTCGGCCCAGCCCAACGCCTTGAAGGCATCCCCACCCTCTCGCCCGACACCTGGCGCCATCATCCTCTTCCTCGTCTTCTCCTTCATCACCCTCACCATCGGCATCATGGCCCTGCCGCGCGCTGGCCGTCTCTATGACTTCCGCGCCTTCTACGGCGCCGGCTGGCTTCTCCTCCACAACCCGCACCAACTCTTTAGCCTCTCCCTCCAGGAGACCGTCCAGAACGCCATCGTCTGTCCCATGTGGCGCGGCGTTCCCTTCTACCACCCGGCGTATGAGGCCCTCCTCTATGCGCCTCTCACTCTGCTCTCCTATCGCCACGCCTACATCGTCTTCGCCGTACTCAATCTGCTTCTGCTCGCCCTCTGCTACACGCTCGCGCCTCGGTCCGCCGACCCGCGCATCGCCAGAATCCCGCGCCCGCTCCTCTTCTCCCTCTGCTTCCCTGCCTTCATGGGCATCGCCGAAGGTCAGGACTCGATCGTCTTCTTCCTCCTCATTTGCCTTCTCTGGCGAGCGCTCGCCTCCACGCGCGACCGCACCGCGGGCATACTGCTCGCGCTCGCCCTTTTCAAGGTCCAAATCGCTCTCGCGCTGCTCGTCTTCCTCGCGATCTACCTGCCCACACCCCGTCGAGTCCGCCTGCTTCTCTCCTTCCTTCCTTCCGCCGCCGCGGTCGCGCTCACCTGCCTCCTCATCACCGGTTCGCGCGGCATGGCAGCGTGGTTCCGTCTCATCGCCTCATCCTCCGTCGCCTCTCACCTGGACCACCACGCGCAATCCATCATCGCGGTCTACCCCAGGGCCATGCCGACGCTGAACGGCCTGCTCTACGTTTGCGGCGCACGCCTGCTTCCAGCACGCGCCTCTCTAGCGCTCGATCTCCTTCTGTCCGCCATCGTCTTTGCGCTCGCGGTCTATCTCTGCCGCACCGCCAGCAGCCTCGCCGTCGCCTTCTGCGCCACGCTCGCCGCCGCGATCCTCCTCGCCCCCCACCTCTTTCTCTACGACTACGTTTTGCTCCTCCTCCCTATCCTCCTGCTCACGCAACCTCATCAGCCACTCCTGACCGCGCTCTTCTACGTCCTCAACTACGCTCTTTTCGCCATCGGAGGAATCGATTGGTTCGCGTTCATGGCTCTAGTTCCGGTCGCCTTTCTCACCTCACTCCTCCTCACAGAACGTTCTCACCGCCTCCACCATCCCGTTCCGGAAAAAGTGACCCCCCACCCGTTAACTGCCCTGTAATCAAGATTTTGCCTATAAGCTGTTTGTTTTCAATATTTTGACAAGGAGGCGTTATACAAAACCTTTGCAATCAGTATTTTGCGCAAAAACCCGGGGGGAGGGGTACCCGTCACCGCAAAAATGTATCCTCAGATGCAGCACTTATGCTCGACATCGTTCGCCGCCAGCTCCAGCAATCCCTCGACACGCTGACCAGGGTCCTCCACGACGAATCGGTCCACAAGTCCGTCCTTGAAGCCGCGCGCGTCACCGCCGAGGCCATGAAGAATGGCCACAAGCTTCTCGTCTGCGGCAACGGCGGCAGCGCCGCCGACACTCAGCACGTCGTCGCCGAGCTCGTCGTCCGCCTCACCGTTGACCGTCCCGCGCTTCGCGCCATCGCCCTCACCACCGACAGCTCCATCTTCACCGCCATCGGCAACGACTACGGCTTCGAGCACATCTTCTCCCGCCAGGTCGAAGCTCTCGGCCAGCCCGGCGATGTCCTGCTCGCCATCTCCACCTCGGGCAACTCCCCCAACTGCATCCGCGCCCTCGAGACGGCCCGCTCCATTGGCCTCACCACCGTCGCCTTCACCGGCTGCTCCGGCGGCAAGATGGCCCCCCTCGCCGGCATCAACGTCATCGTCCCCTGCAACGTCACCATGAACATCCAGGAGTCGCAGCTCGCCCTGGAGCACATCTTCTGCATGCTCGTCGAGCGCTGCTACTTCGGTCCTGACTTCGTCGGCTAGTCCGCGCTCACCACAGCCTCTGTACTGACCGCGCGCGCCGCCAGCGGCAGCTGCACGATCAGTCGCGCGCCGCCACCTTCATGGTTCTCCGCCCGAACCGATCCTCCGTGTGCCCCCGCCACCGCCTGCACAAACGCCAACCCCAGCCCATACCCCCGCGACGCGCTCCCCCTCACCCCCTGCTTGAACAGCTCGCTCTCAATCTCCGGCGAGAACCCCGGCCCGTCATCCTCCACCACAATTTCTGCAAACTCCCCCGCCGCACGCAGCGCAATCGATACCGTCCGCGAAGGCGGCAGATGTTTCATCTCGTTGTCCAGCAGATTCGCCACCATCCGGTGCACCAGCGCAGCGTCAGCCATTACCTCCAGCGGCTGCCCTGCGGAAAACTCCAGCCGCAGTCCCCTGTCGCTCATGCACGGCCGGTACAGCTCAATCATCCCGTCAAGCAACTGCTCAAGGTCGACACGCTCCGCTTCCAGCCGCAGTGCATGCGCCTGCGCCTCCGCCACATCCAGCGACTGATTCAGAATCTCCGTCAGCCGATCAATCTCATTGATCGCGCGCTCAATCGACTCCGCATCCTGCTCCTGCACATCGCGCGTCAGCACAATCTCCAGCCGCGCACGAATCGCCGTCAGCGGGCTGCGAAGATCATGCGCCAGCGAGTTTGTAATCGTGTGCAACTGGTGCACCGACTGCTCAATCCGCTCCAGCATCCGGTTCAGCGTCGAAGACAGTTGCGCAATCTCATCGTTCCATCCGCTCGTGGGCACGCGGCGGCTCAGGTCTGACTCCCCGATATGCGCCGCAACCTCACTGATCCTGCGCACATCGCCCAGCATCCGCCGCGTGGTGTAGAAGATGATCGCAAACCCCAGCAGCACACACAGCGCCCACAGCTTCATGAAGTGCTCGCGCATCTGGTGCAGCACGTGCAACTCATCCCGCTCGGAGAGCCCAAGGTAGACATGACTGCCGTCCGGGATCACCACCTCGGCCACGCGAAATGGAACCTTTATGTCCGCCACGTGCAGATCGAACGGCGTATCCGGCTGCGCATTCACACCGCGGATAGCGTTCAGATACGGCCTGCCATCTCCATCACCGGCCCACAGCACCGGCGCACCGTCAGCCCCGGTTTGCAGAAAGAACACCGGAGCCGTCTGCAGCTCGCCGGGACGCGGCGGTCGATTTGGAACTTCACGGCTAGCGAGCTCCGCCATCTCGCCTACCACTCGGCCATACAGCGCGTTCTTCGGAGTGCGCTCCGCCACATCGCTCAGCGTCTCCACCTCGCCGGAGATCCATGCGTCGGTCCTTCGCTGAATATCCTTCGCCACAAACGAGTGCAGCGACATGAAGATGATTAGCGTGCCGCACGCAAACGCAACCGTTCCCCACAGCGAGATCCGCCAGGCCGCGCTGTGAACGCGTGAGGATTTTCCCTGAGGCTGCAACCCGGAGCCGGCATCGTTCGGGCCGTTTTCCAGCGAAGAAAACGGCTTCGCGTTCTTCCTCGAAGGGCGAGGTGTCAGGGAAAATCCTTTACCGGTCGCGGAGGACATACCCCACACCTCGCAGCGTGCGGATCAGCGGCGGCAATCCCTCGGCGTCTACCTTGCCGCGCAGACGATAGATATGCACATCCACCACATTCGTCGCCGGCTGAATCCGCATGCCCCACACCTTATCCAAAATCATCGATCGCGTCACCACTCGCCCCGGATTGCGGCACAGATATTCCAGCAGCGTGAACTCCTGCGGCGTGAGGTTCAGCACCCGCTCACCGCGGATCGCCTCGCGTCGCAGCAAGTCCAGCTCGAGGTCCAGCACACGCAGCCGCGTAGCCTCCGTCGCAGGCAAGTTGCGCTTCAGCAGATTGCGCAACCTGGCCATCAATTCCGCCAGCGCAAACGGCTTCGTCAGGTAGTCGTCGCCGCCTTGCTCCAATCCGAGCACGCGGTCATCCACAGTCCGCCGCGCCGACAGAATCATCACCGGCGCATTCACTCCCATCTGACGCAGACGCATGATCAACGCCATGCCATCCTGATCCGGCAGGCCCAGGTCCACGATCAGCGCATCGTGGCGGCTCTCCATCGCCAGGCGCTCGGCTGTCTTTGCGTCACCGGCCGCATCCACGTGATAGCCCGCTTCTGTCAACGCGTTGCGCAGGAACGTCTGTATTTCGAGATCGTCTTCCACTAACAACAACTGCATGTCGCGATGTTAGTGCATCTCGTCGCGTGCTTGAACAATCCAACGGCACGCGTGCAAATTTCAGCGCATGAAAGATGAACATCGCGTCATTTGTACGTTTTTCGCAGGTCATCTCTAACCCTTATAACCAGGTACACGTGGCGCACACATCCGCGTCTCACCCATCGAGGCCCCACCGCATGCTGCTCTCCCGGCTCCGTCGCACCTTGTCCTTGTCCCTTGTTGCGGTTCTCGGATTCTTCGCTTCCGCACACCTCGCGCCGGCGCAGACCTACTCCAGTTCTGACACGACCCAGATCAGCAGCGCGGCGTTGCCCGATGCGCCCTCCGCAATCCAGGCGCAGGAGCAGCAACAACAACAGCAACAGCCCACATCGCAGCAGCCGCAGCAACAGCCACCGGCGCAGAATCCCGCCGCGCCCTCGCTTAGCGACCTCGGCCTATCGCCCGCGCAGACTGCGCCCGACCCCGCTCTGCAGGCGCGCCTCGACCGCCATACGCAGATGCTGAAGATTCACCAGAAGCTCGGCCTGCTTACGCTGATCCCGATGGCTGCCGCCGTCATCAGCTCCGGCGGAGCGACAGCCGGACACAACGGCGCGCCCGGCACTACAACCACCGGCGGCGGCCCCACCACCAGCCGCGACCTGCACGCCGCGCTCGGCGGCCTCACCGTCGCCATGTACGGAACAACAGCCTACTTCGCGATCGCCGCGCCGAAGATCCCCGAAGGCCATGTCAAAGGCGGCATCAAGGTGCACAAGTACCTCGTCTGGATTCACGGCCCCGGCATGGTTCTCACGCCCATCCTCGGAGCCATGGCCTTCAACCAGCTCAACAACGGCGAGAAGGTGCACGGTATCGCCTCCGCACACGCCGCGGTCGCCTGGACCACAGTCATCTCGTACAGCGCAGCGATCGTCGCTGTCTCCTGGCCCATCAAGCTCTAACCCTCAAAGGTGTTCATGAAGCTCGTTCGTCTCGCTGCTCTCTTTTTGCTGTCCCCACTCGCGCTGGCACAATCGCCGCAAACCTTCGTCCTCACTCAGTCTTCGCTTACGTATCACATGGTCCACCCGGTCCATACGGTGGACGGCACAAGCCACGCCGCGCGCGGCAAGGGTGTCTGCGGCAACGGCGTGTGCGACTTCCTCGTCGCCGCGCCTGTGAAGTCTTTCGACTCCGGTGACACCAACCGTGACGAGCACATGATCCAGGTCACACGCGGCGCCGAGTTCCCCATAGTCACGGTGCGCTTCCGCATTCCCGAGTCCGCCATCAATTCGGCCACGCTTGATTGCGATCTCGAGGTCAACTTCGCCGGCAACACCGCGCACTACACGCACGTGCCGTTTCAGCAGACGATCCAGGGCAACACGCACCACATCACCGGCAGCGTTCCGGCCACACTCACCGACTTCAAAATCCCGGCGCCGTCGTTCCTCACCGTGCCCATCAAGAACGAGATCCCGGTCAAAGTCGATACCACCTGGCAGCGGCAGTAATTACTTCGCGCTGGCCACTGACATTGGTGGCGTCGATCGAATAGGCACCATGCGCACGACCTGGTCCGCGCCCAACAACGCTACCTTTGAGCCGGAGTCTACAAAGGCCGCGAAGCGCAGTGGCGTGCCCATCTCCGCATGAGCCAGTTCCTTGCCCGACGCGTCGTATACCACGGCCTCGTCCTCGCGATTTCGCAGGCAAATCCGGCCCGTTGCGACGTCCTCGCCCAGCATCGCACCGTACATCTGCCGAACCAGCCGTCCATCCTTCAGCGAGTACACCTGTGTGCGGTTATCCTCGGTTGACGCATACAGCAGGTCGCCCACGCGATTCAATCCATTCGTGCCCGCGTAGGCCTTTGAAAGCTCCATCACCACGCTCGCCGTCGTCTTCCCTGTTCCCGCGTCCACAACCTCGATCAGACGCCCATCATCTTTCTTCTTCACGGCCGCGGCCTCGGCGGTCAGTGTCGCATCGCCTTTCACCTGCGCCTTCGCATAGCTCGAGTTCAGATGGAAGCTGAACAGCAGGTCCTTCCATCCATAGCTCGCTGTGTAGTAAGGCCTGCCTTCACTGAACGTGCGACGCCACAGCTCCGAGCCATCGTTCGGCCGATGCACGATCAGGTCCTGCGCATGCCTGCCGGCGTCCTTGGCATCTTTCCACTCGTCCAGCATCCCGTAGTCGACGGTCATGTCGCCGAGGGCATACTTCACCGGGCCCGCGTGCATGGTCTTCATCGAAGCGTCCACCAGCATCGCGTCCTGCTTCTCACGCTTGGGAAACTCCATCATCAGGTCATCGCCATTCCACGCCGCGTGAAAACCGCGCAGGTACAACATTCGCTTGCCCGTGCGCAGGTTCCACAGGCCGCCGCGCGTGCGCGTCGACATCGCCAGGTACTGTCCGTCCGGCGAGAGCGCGACAGAGTACAGCCGCGCCAATTGGCTCTCCGGCGGCTGCACGGTCGCAATGCCGTTCAGCTTGTCCACATCGATCTTCGCCAGAACAACGTGGCCGTCCCTGTTCTCTGAGGCCAGCATGCCGCCCCAGACATCCAGCGCCTCGCTCTCAGAGCCGAGCATGACGCGGCCGGCGTCGACATTGCTCAGCGATATCTGGAAGTCCTTGTAGCCATCGGACAGGACATACGAACTGCCGTCCATCGCTGAAACCGCCTTCAGCTTCGAGAACGGGAGATCTACCTTCTTCAACTGTTTCCCTTCAGGAAAGCTGTAGATGCCCGAATTTTTCGGGTCAGCGCGGTTCACTCCGGCGATGCGGTCGTTGCCTAAAAACGCATACGCTCCGGTGGCCTTGTTCATCAGCGCTCCGCCGAGCCTTACCGGCGTGCGCGTGCGCAGATCGAACGCAACCTTGCTGTCGTCCGGCCCGATCAACAAATAATTTCCATCGGGGGAAAAGCTCGACGGCACAAAGTCACCGGCTACCTCGCTGCCATCGGTGAAGTACATCAGGAACGCAAAGAAAAGGCTCGGCTGGAAGAAGTTGTTCTTCTGCCATACGACGTTGCCGCTCTCGGAATCCAGCAGCGACAGGTCCATCCAGTAGCTCTCGGGGTTGAGCGCCAGGCACACGATCGTGCGACCGTCCGGCGAGAGCTTCGTCTGCACGCACGGGTTCTTCGTCAGCGGCTCATGCACCTGCATCATCTTCTGCTGCGCGATGCTCCACTCCTCCGTGTGCAGGCCGTGGGTCGTAAACACCACGCGCTTTGAGTCCGGGCTGAACTGTGCGGCCAGCGCGTTCGGCGCGTCAATCTTGAAGTCCACCTTCAGCGGGTCGCGATCCATCACAAAGATCGTGGACTCGTCCTGGGCCAGCAGCTTCGATCCATCCGGGCTGAATCGCAGCCTGTCGAGGTCCATGCGCAGCGGGGGCGTCAGCGGAATCTCCTGCGCTCCATCGATGTGCGCCGCCTCCACGCCGCGGTTCTCGAGCACACGCTCATGCCATGCCGCGAAGCCGGCCGACTGCACTGCCTGCTGGCCGCCGCAGCCCGATGGAAGCGTGGCGATCAGCTTTTGAATCTTGCCCAGTCGCCGCTCGTTTGGCTTCGAGAAGCCAAAGAAGTTCGACAGCGTCCCGCCGCTCTTGCCCTTCGTGAAGAACATCCGGTCCCAGAACTCCGCGCTCGCCTGCGGCCTGTACCCAGCCGCGGCGATCACGTAGACGCCGATGTGGTCGGCCTCCTCCTGCTTGTCGTCGTCATCGCCCCCGCTGCTGGTGTGCGCTCGCAAGCGTGCATCGTCGAGCTGCTGAAACTTCGCAAAGATATCCGCGCGGTCGCCCACGCTGGTGACGCCCATCAGTTTTTTCAAGTCACGCGTTGTCTCGAACGCAAACTGGTGCGAGGCGATGTGCCCCATCTCATGCCCCAGCACCGACGCCAGCTCGTCGTCGCTCTTCGCCTCGGAGGCGAGCTTGCGAGTGAGATAAATTCTTCCGCCCGCCAGGCTGAAGCCGTTCACCTCCGGCGAGTCGATCAACTGCACATGAAAATGAATATGCGTGTCCGGCAATGTTGCCGCGAGGCGGTCGACAATTCCCTGCAGGTACGCATTCTCGGCCGGGTCGCGGATCAGCCGGAACTCTGATTCCACCTGGTCGGCCATCGCTTCGCCGAGCCATTCCTCCTGCTGCTCGCTGAAGAAGTTCGGGCGCAAATCCGGCGCGACCACCGGCGGCGCCCCGCACCCCACATTTTGCGAAGCAGGCTTCTGTTGAGCGACCGTGCACAGCGGCACACAAAAGACCAGGGCCGGCGCGAAGAGGCGAACCGCGTTTCGAAGCGTCATAAGGAACCGATGGAAGATCGCCGGAAGCATATCATCTGCCTCCGTTTGCGCAACCCTCCAGAATCGCGGTACCTAAGTACTGCTTCGATGCCTCGTTCGCGCGCGATTTCTCTCCGCCGCTACAAAGTCTTCGCCGGACGCTTCTTCGCCGATGGCTGCGGCGTTTCCTCTACCGCATCGCAGTAGACGCGTACCGATCGGCCGCCGAGGATCACCTTGTCGTGAACGTCGGCCCTGCAGAACGGATCGTCGACGTTCTCCGTGTCGAGAATCATCCGCCACGGGTTCTTGTTCGGCGGCTCCGGCAGTACATACTCGACTCCGCCGTCAGAGGCGTTCACAAGGATAAGGAAGCTGTCGTCAACGACTTGCTCGCCGTCCTCGTCCATCACGCCCAGCGTGCGCCCGTTGAACATCACTCCGATGGACTTGCTCCACGGCTCATTCCAGACCTGATCCGAGATCTCCTGCCCATCCGGGCCATACCAGGCAACGTCGCGTACGACAGATCCGCGGATCGTGCGGTCCTGAAAGAACCGGCGACGGTGAAGGTTAGGATGGTCCTTGCGCAGTTGGATCAGGTTTGCGGTGAACTCGAGTAACCGCTTGCTCTCGTCATCGAACTTCCAGTTGAACCATGTGAGCTCGTTGTCCTGGCAATAGCCGTTATTGTTGCCTTTCTGCGTATGCGCAACTTCATCACCGCCGAGCAGCATGGGGACGCCCTGGCTGAGCATCAGCGTAGCGAGGAAGTTGCGCATCTGCCGCTCACGAAGCATATTAATGTTCGGATCGTCGGTCGGCCCTTCGGCGCCCATGTTCCAACTGTCGTTGTTGTCAGCGCCGTCTTTGTTATCGTCTCCGTTTGCTTCATTGTGCTTGTCGTTGTAGCTGACGAGATCGCAGAGCGTGAAGCCATCGTGCGCGGTAATAAAGTTGATCGACGCCGACGGCGTGCGGCCTTCACCCTGGTACAAGTCGCTCGATCCGGTGAGGCGATACGCGAAGTCGGAGAGCTGCCCGCTGTCGCCCTTCCAGAAGCGGCGAACGTTGTCGCGATACTTACCGTTCCACTCCGCCCACAAGACCGGGAAATTTCCGACCTGGTAGCCGCCTTCTCCAACGTCCCAGGGCTCGGCGATCAGCTTGACGTCAGCGAGCGTCGGATCCTGATGGATGGTATCGAAGAAAGCGCCCAGCTTATTCACGTCGTGCAGCTCGCGCGCGAGCGTTGAGGCAAGGTCAAAGCGGAAGCCGTCGACATGCATCTCGGTGACCCAGTAACGCAGGCTGTCCATCACCATCTTGAGCACCTGCGGGTGATACATGTTCAGCGTGTTGCCCGTGCCCGTGTAGTCCATGTAGAACTCCGGGTTCTCCTGAACGGTGCGGTAGTAGGTGGTGTTATCGATGCCCTTCCAGGAGATCATCGGCCCCATCTGATTGCCTTCGCAGGTGTGGTTGTAAACCACATCGAGAATGACCTCGATTCCCTCCTGATGCAGGCGCTTCACCATGCCCTTGAACTCTGCCACCGGCTGCATGTCCGTGCCGCTGGAGCTGTAACGCGTCATCGGCGCAAAGTATCCAAGCGTGTTGTAGCCCCAGTAATTGCGCAGACCCTTGTCGGCAAGGTTCCCCTCGTCGATGAAGTAATGCACTGGCAGGAGCTCAACCGCTGTAACGCCCAGCTTCTTCAGATAGTTGATGCTCGACTCATGCGCGAGCCCCGCATACGTTCCGCGCAGATTCTTCGGAACATCCGGATTGAGCATCGAGAAGCCGCGGACATTCATCTCGTAAATAATCGAGTCGGCGATCGGCGTCTCTGGCGGGCAATCATTACCCCAATCGAAATGACCGTCGATCACGATGGCCTTGGGAACGCCCGCGGCGCTGTCCTGGTCGTCCTTCTTTTTCGGATCGCCGGACTGGACATCGTAAGGAAAGATCGGCGCCTTCCAATCGATCTCACCGCTGAGTGCTTTTGCATAGGGATCGACAAGCAGCTTTGCGGGGTTGAAACGCAGGCCCTTTTCCGGCTCCCAGGGGCCCTCCACGCGATAGCCGTAGCGCTGCCCGGGCTTGATGTTGCGGATTAAACCGTGCCACACGAACGCCGTACGCTCGCGCAGACGCACGCAATCAGTCTGGTTGCCTTGTTCGTCAAAGAAGCAGACGTGAACGGCAGTCGCCGCTTCCGAATAGAGCGCAAAGTTCGTTCCCTGGAGTGTAGGTGTCGCTCCCAGCGGATAGGGTTTTCCAGGCAAAAGTGTGCGGGTCGGCATAGGCGTGCGCCCTCCGTGAATCAGTTCAACAGGTTTCCCATGAAGAGAATTGGCCGTGTTGCCATGACGATAGATGCCGCCAGCGACGCCGGAAGCTGTCCGGACTCCGCAAGTGCGTTATTCGACCGCGAGCGTGACGTTGGTGGTATGCACTACGACATTGCCGGCGAGGTTGGTCCCGGTAGCCTGCACCACGATCGCGTAGTTGGTCACCGGCAGGACGGATTCAGGCGCTGTGCGGGCCCCGCAGCCTGTGACACCGAAGAGCCCGGCGGCGACAATCAACACCAGAAGGAGCGGAAGAGTTCGCCTGCGTCGTAGAGCGAGCAGGCAGATTGCGAGGCTGGAGGCGAATGCGAAATCCGGCCGAGGGATGGCGCGGTGCGCGGTCGTCGCAGGCGCAACAATTGTCATCGTGACCGGCGCAGTGGAGGCTCCGGGCACAACGGCCGGCGGAGAGAAGCTGATCGTCGCTCCCGCAGGCAACCCCGTGGCGCTGAACGTGACCGCACCTGTGAACGGCGATCCCTGAGAGGCAACCGAAAGCGCGAAGCTGGCAGATGACCCCGCGATCGCCGTTTGTTGCGTGTTCCCGGTCACACCGATCGTGAAGTCCGGCATGGCATTCACGGCCTCGTTGACCGTTGCCGATGTGCTCGCTCGGAAATTTGCGTCGCCCGAGTACGAGACAGAAAGTGTGTGATTG
This Acidobacteriaceae bacterium DNA region includes the following protein-coding sequences:
- the glgX gene encoding glycogen debranching protein GlgX; protein product: MPTRTLLPGKPYPLGATPTLQGTNFALYSEAATAVHVCFFDEQGNQTDCVRLRERTAFVWHGLIRNIKPGQRYGYRVEGPWEPEKGLRFNPAKLLVDPYAKALSGEIDWKAPIFPYDVQSGDPKKKDDQDSAAGVPKAIVIDGHFDWGNDCPPETPIADSIIYEMNVRGFSMLNPDVPKNLRGTYAGLAHESSINYLKKLGVTAVELLPVHYFIDEGNLADKGLRNYWGYNTLGYFAPMTRYSSSGTDMQPVAEFKGMVKRLHQEGIEVILDVVYNHTCEGNQMGPMISWKGIDNTTYYRTVQENPEFYMDYTGTGNTLNMYHPQVLKMVMDSLRYWVTEMHVDGFRFDLASTLARELHDVNKLGAFFDTIHQDPTLADVKLIAEPWDVGEGGYQVGNFPVLWAEWNGKYRDNVRRFWKGDSGQLSDFAYRLTGSSDLYQGEGRTPSASINFITAHDGFTLCDLVSYNDKHNEANGDDNKDGADNNDSWNMGAEGPTDDPNINMLRERQMRNFLATLMLSQGVPMLLGGDEVAHTQKGNNNGYCQDNELTWFNWKFDDESKRLLEFTANLIQLRKDHPNLHRRRFFQDRTIRGSVVRDVAWYGPDGQEISDQVWNEPWSKSIGVMFNGRTLGVMDEDGEQVVDDSFLILVNASDGGVEYVLPEPPNKNPWRMILDTENVDDPFCRADVHDKVILGGRSVRVYCDAVEETPQPSAKKRPAKTL